A single region of the Epinephelus moara isolate mb chromosome 14, YSFRI_EMoa_1.0, whole genome shotgun sequence genome encodes:
- the gmfb gene encoding glia maturation factor beta, which produces MSESLVVCDVDEDLVKKLRQFRFRKETNNAAIVMKIDKDKQLVILEEEHEDISPDDLKDELPERQPRFIVYSYKYQHDDGRVSYPLCFIFSSPVGCKPEQQMMYAGSKNKLVQTVDLSKVFEIRQTEDLTEEWLREKLGFFG; this is translated from the exons aGTGAATCACTGGTGGTGTGTGATGTGGACGAAGATCTGGTCAAAAAACTGAGGCAGTTCCGTTTCCGGAAGGAGACCAACAATGCGGCCATCGTTA TGAAGATTGATAAAGACAAGCAGCTGGTGATTCTCGAAGAGGAACATGAG GATATTTCTCCTGATGATCTAAAGGATGAACTCCCTGAGAGACAGCCAAG ATTTATTGTCTACAGTTACAAATACCAACATGATGACGGACGTGTTTCCTATCCTCTCTGCTTCATCTTCTCTAGTCCAGTGG GTTGCAAACCAGAGCAGCAGATGATGTACGCagggagcaaaaacaaactgGTGCAAACTGTTGACCTGTCCAAG gtgTTTGAGATCAGACAAACAGAAGACCTAACAGAGGAGTGGCTCAGAGAGAAACTGGGGTTCTTCGGCTAA